GAGAAAGAGCACCTTCAAACTTTTTGAGGGACAAGAAGTTGGTTCCTGATTCAGATCCTCCTAGAACTAGTGATGTCAACCTTTTATATCAATTCTTTGATCAAAGGTCAATCTTAGATGTTCTcatatatagttatattttaaaattccaGGTTTCTTATGAAGTTTATCTTATGAATCCTAGTGCTTagtttttatctcttttttagtAGTTTTGTTGCCAGATTCTGTTTCATTGGTTATTTGCTATCATGCAGTAACAAGCTCATGGTATTAACGGGGGCTGGAATCAGTACAGAATGTGGAATTCCTGATTATAGAAGGTTCTACCTCCTCTTTGGATCTTGTAAGCTTATAAGATCCAcaaatttcttgaaacttttcCCAAATTACTATTTCACATAAGCACACAGAACTAAAGGATGTTTCTACCtttgtgttttatatgtttctaATAAAGACCTTTTAATATTGCTGATGCAGCACCTAATATTGATCACATTAAGCATGTGCTCTTTGTTCGTTGGCATATATAGACTCTACccaaaacattttcaattaCTTTGCATAATTGTTTGTAATAGTTGATACTTCTTCTCAATTGTCTCATTGATCCAGTCAATCCGCATTTTCTTTTGACTATTGCTGTACCTTTCAAATCATATTAATTATCCATATGAATATCAAAGGTTTTATAGGCTTCCAATACTGTTTAATATGTGTACTCTTATATGATGTTTGTGGCCTATGCTGCATTTTGGTAGCTGGTTGTCATCagcaaagaaaatgaatagaTCTAGCTATCTCAGTTTTCATACAAATTTGTTCAGCAAGCCCCTGTTAGAGGTAGACTCACCTATtatctcaatatatatatatatatatatatttttttttttttttctcatttgtgATTTTATCACAGGACAAAAAAATCACACTTCTGTTAAATTGAATATACATAACTGCATAAGCCTCTGGTTCATCTAATTATGTGGTTTAGCATTAACCCAAGTCCCAAGACAAACCTTATTGTgtttagtcaaaaaaaaaaagacaaaccttatttatttatttatttttttttggagtgggCTTTGGGTTGATTAAAGTGTTCTTGCTCTCAATATGTCAcactaaatatatttttaaggcTTTGTGGTGGAATTAATCATACCTGTAAAGTGATGCTTCCTTTTAAAGTTTATCAAAtgccaaatctttttttttttccttattttcccTAAATGGTaatatttttctactttttaaataatatcggcttatttatttttttatttttttatcatgttGCAGCCCCAATGGCACTTATAGTTCTGGTTTCAAACCAATTACTCATCAGGTGATCTGAAGGCATGTGCTGTGATATTTATCCCCTATAGCAGTatgtttttttatgtattaCGATTACCCCACAAAAGTATTTAGATATATTAGGAAAATGTTTTAGTGATTTctgtaatatttatattttaaaactttctTCAATGCTTGAAGTAGGAGATGTAGGTCTTGATGTATCTTTTTATAAGGACAATTTATAGATCTAGAGTATACTTTCCTGTTCCCCAAGTACTGCAAAGCCTTTAGAAGGCATCTTTCTGATTCAGTAGAGTAAAATAGatgagtacttttttttttttttttttttttttttaacttttctatatgtttagtttttttttggtctccCCTCTTGCCTTGCTatctcatttcttcttttctggtGCACTGCTCCCTTATTCATCTTGCTCTCTTTTTCTTGGTATGATATTTCTCTATATCTCATCGCTTTCTATACCCCTAATCCTCTTGGATATACTCTCCTCTCTACTTTCTTGCTTTTCTTATATTCTGATCTGTTCCATCCCTCCAACCCGTTTCATCTTCTCTCTTAAATCctccctttttatttattttgataaatcaaTAGTTTGGAGGAGAAGGGATTTGAGCCTTGGATGTTTGTGTTGGAAACACCAAAAGGCGCCAGTTTTGCTACAATGTTCTTGGCATTAAATCTTCTTCTCCTTAATTTCTTTCCCTATATATGTTCAGCTGCAAGTTGTCACACCctaaatcaatttttaataagGAGGGATCACACATTTAATTTTGAAGGTTTATTGAAAAGAGAAAGACTAAATAGGGCGGCTTAGTAGCATATAAGTTatatttggataaatttaatattattcaGAACTCAATGAACATGCTAAGAACTTGAAAATAATCATTTATTCAAACCAATGGCCCCAATAATTTGGCATATTTTCATTAGTTACTACTTCCTCAATTCCATAATGAGTGCTCAATTCGCATTTTTTTTTGTCCCATAATATATTTCCATTCCAACTATCAAGGAATTTCTTTCCCACAATACATCTAATGCATGTCCCTCAATTTATGTGTTGATTAATCTTAATGGGAAAAATTTGGAAAGTTATACAAAaagattgttttattttttcttctgttttttattaaatttgtgcATGCTCCAACTGGGTCACTCATTATGTGACAAAGGGAGTGTTAATTTGGATTATGATACTGGTATCTTATGTTTTATAGTGACTATTTCCGATTCCTTTCTAAAGACATGCCGTTGTTTTTAAGATTGAGTGGAGGGAGAAGAAGAGTTAAAATTAATTCACAAAACATTGACGCAATTGATCAAAGCTCTGAATGTTCATCTTGTAAATTACTGCTGTTTGTGTTTCTAAATATCAAGTTTTCTTAAGTTAGTATTGTGAATTTCTCAACAGGAGTTTCTCCGATCAAGTCGGGCCCACAGGCGGTATTGGGCAAGGAGTTATGCTGGATGGAGACGGTTTACTGCAGCACAGCCTGGTGCGGCTCATATTGCTTTAGCATCTCTAGAGAAAGCTGGCCGGATAAATTTTATGATTACAAAAAACGTTGACAGGTAACTAGCAGTTGTATGTCCTTTTCTTTCAAATGTGTAACTCTACTTGTGTCAGGAGCAAAGCCAATGGGGTTAGTTTTATCATTTATTCTGTTTCAGGCTGCATCATCGAGCTGGTAGCAACCCACTTGAACTACATGGGACTGTGTATACTGTAGTTTGTCTAGattgtggattttctttttgtcGGAATtcgtttcaagatcaagtgaaGGAGCTCAATCCAAAGGTTAATTTTGAGTAATTTATTCTTCCTGGAGTTGCAACAATCTAGGCTTCTCATATCACATAATTTGTTACTTTCACATTGTCACCTTTTTTGGCTCAGAACGTTGTCATCTTCTCTTTATGCTTAAGAAGGGAGATTTATGAGTGAGCCTTAATCTATGTCCAATGGAAGGCTGTGCTCTTCTGAGAAGAATTCAATGCTATATTCACAATCTAAAAACATAATTGTAGGCAAGATCTATCCTTTTGCATtgtaaatttagattttctGGCCTTCTAATTTATGAATCCTTTAACTGTCTGTCTATGCCTGGAATATAAAATCTAATGTTTCATCTGGCCACAAACccttgttttctttctcttatattattTGGGATGCATGACTGATTAGCaagatttcaatttttactGCAGTGGGCAGCAGCAATTGAAAGTTTTGATTATGGAAACCCTGGTTCGGACAAGAGTTTTGGCATGAAGCAAAGGCCTGATGGTGATATTGAAATTGACGAAAAGTTTTGGGAAGAGGATTTTCATATCCCTACTTGCCAAAAATGCAATGGTGTCCTCAAACCtgatgtaagtttttttttgcatttataaaattaaaagttttcaGTCTACATTTTCTGAAAGCACTCATAATTTAACAGAAGTAGGATCATGAATGTGGCCCGCAGGTGCATATCCATGTGACAAGCTGGCAAAGGCACCATCACACAACTATAATGGAATTGACTGGGTCTGGACATTATAGTTAttgttagttaaaaaaaaaaaaaaaaaaagaattaagaagTTAGAAAGATCCGAAAGCAGTTTTCAACTTCAGAAAAATGGCCTAGATCTTCATGCTAGAAAATAAGTATTTGATACTGTTTATTCCCTTCAAATGAACACATGTCCCCTTTAAGCTATGGAaaagttcttatatattttatgtacAAATAAAGGGGAGATTGCATCTTGAGTATGCATTGTAggtctataaatttatttaaattgtttGAAAGCTGGGTGATTACATTACATGCAATAAAATGAGGGCCTTTATTTccattttgtttgttcttttttttttttttttttttttttttttttttgggggggtacTGCTCATTTGCATCCAGCAGTTTTACACACATTTCATAACTTTTCTTAAGTACATTGGAAACTCAATTTAGAGCTGATAAGGCAATGGAAGCTGCAAAATGATGTGACGCATTTCTTGTGTTAGGATCATCTATGATGACCATGTCTGCTTTCCGGCTTCTCAGGtacatatttattttgtacACATGTTTCACATTGAAGTGAGTGAAAAGTTTAATATTACACAGGCAATGCTTGCTGCATACCTCTACATAAGGAAATATCTTTTCTCTATTGTGCTTGGTCTATCCTAATTAGTATGCAAAACCTGCAGCATAGAAAATTGAATAAAGGACCGCTGTCAAGAAGAGAGTGAGCAACGATATATGAATTAACAGCACATAATCATAGTTCAGCAGTTGCAAATGTATTTTCGCAAGAATTAAATACACTAAATTTAtgattattttctatttgaattGTTGGGATTAAGTCAATGCTGTTGATGCATCCTCTGTTGTACAGTTATGTCTGTTTTACATGTGcatattaaaaattgaatttacttAAGCTTGTACTAGTTTGTGGCTAAAGCTCAAACTGCAGAGTAATTTTAGCCCGCATGCGTTTCAAAGATTATATTGAATGGTTTTTAATATCAATGTTTATTTGGGCTAGAGTAACTACACAGTTTGATGTCTGAATACATATATGTTATAATCACTTTTTGATATCCTGTATAGCTCAGATTAATTAAGTACTAGAAGACTGTTTGATTTTAGTATCAAGATTCTGATTTAGAAAGCAATAAAGCTGATAGAGAAGGAGCCACCCACACATTTTTCTCTTAGTATTTTATTCTTTAGCTGAAAGACTTTTAACATTGAATTCCACAGAGCTGCTCATGAGGCAGGTGCAGCTACTGCGATTGTGAACGTGGGTGTAACCCGGGCTGATGATATTGTGCCCTTGAAGATCAATGCTCGATTAGGAGAGGTATAGTTTCTTGAGATCATCTTGGCCACTAGTTCTTTACACTGTTATTGGCTTTATCAGTGCTTACTTTCCTTGTATTGTTACAGATCTTGCCAAGAGTGCTTGACATGGGATCTCTCGGTATCCTTGCTCTCCTTTGATTATACTTGGAATGAGGCACCTTTGaatcataaatataattttCGTCTAATTGTGATTTTGATGGTTGTTGGGCACCACATGGACTTGGAATGGTTTCAGCAAATTACTAATATTAATTGCAATTGTTAAGTTATTCTTTTGTCATTCTCAAGACAGATGACTTCTATTTGAAGGATGGTTATCTGACTTAAATGGGATAATGTTTTCATTTCCTTGGCATTCAGAAATGATGCAGGACACAGCCACCCTCCCATGAATTTACAAGTTCAGTTGACAGAGATGAGCCTTAAGATTTTAAAGGCTACATCAAGATACTGGGAATTACAGGTTTATTAACACCTCTTTTGGTCAAAATATATTGCCTACAGCCTGAAAATTTATACAATTCTTGGgtaaagaaaggaagaaagtaTTGATCATTGATCTGTAAGTCTCTTATGTCTTAAGGTTGGTCTAGGGTGGAGAAGATTGAAGTGAAAAGTTTTTTGTAATGAGAGCATTGAAAAGCATCTCTATCTCTGctttagaaaattgaaaaaaataatatttgttagtttactggttttaatttttattgggaCGAGgaagatttattaaaaaaaatcagaattctTGGTCATGTCAGATAGGGAGCCCTCTTcaaacagtttttattttgaagttaCAATTTGCCTTCTGTACAGGGTTAAATACACCATTTTATGTGTGGATGTATAgtgacttctttttattttccttgtatgtgtgtgttttttaagTAGGTAATAAATGATTTAATTAACGAATAGAAGAACCTCAAATGCAACAGTCCACTGAAAATTTAAGGGATTCATAGATTcttcaccatttttttattcatcataTTTCACGGAAAACCGACACTATATATATTCACTTGATATGGATATTTGTTGTTTTGGCACACGAGCAAACTATCCTAAGCCTTGGTTAATAAGATTCcaacagaaaaaaaattgtaggcAGGCAAAATTTTTAGGAATTATTTGTAAAAATCAGTAGCAATAATTGACAACATTGTCTGCGCTAGAGCCACCGTGTTGAATACAAAGCTCGTCAGAAATTATCCTCAATGTTCCAATCAAAAAAGAGTTGTTGTCATCTACCTCCCATTCTACACTCTATTGATTTGCCGTGCCAAACCCGAGTGGTTTTTGGTCTTCCAAGACTTCAGCCATAGGTCTAAAAGGCCACTTTCATGGGTCTTTATCTTCACACTTTAAAACCAAAgattaatcatcaataaagtAAACTATCCTAAAGCCTTGGTTAATAAGATTCcaatagaaaaaaattgtaggcAGGCAAAATTTTTAGGAATTATTTGTAAAAATCAGTAGCAATGATTGACAACATTGCCTACGCTAGAGCCACCGTGTTGAATAGAAATTATCCTCATTATTTCAATCAAAGCAAAGTTGCGGTCATTTACCTCCCATTCTACACTCTGTTGACCGTGCCAAACCCGAGTGGTTTTTGGTCTTCCAAGACTTAAGCCACAGGTCTAAAAGGCCATTTTCATGGGTCTTTAGTCTTCAcacttcaaaaccaaagattaatcatcaataaagtAAACTATCCTAAGCCTTGGTTAATAAGATTCcaatagaaaaaaattgtaggcAGGCAAAATTTTTAGGAATTATTTGTAAAAATCAGTAGCAATGATTGACAACGTTGCCTACGCTAGAGCCACCGTGTTGAATATGAAGCTCGTCAGAAATTATCCTCATTATTTCAATCAAAGCAAAGTTGGGGTTATTTACCTCTCATTCTACACGCTGTTGACCGTGCCAGACCTGAGTGGTTTTTGGTCTTCCAAGACTTCAGCCACAGGTTTAAAAGGCCACTTCCATGGGTCTTTAGTCTTCACACTCCAAAACTAAAGATTAACCATCAATAAAAGGTCGTTTAGATATAGCTTATTTCGCTGAAAACTGAagacactgtagcaaaataatttttaattatatcaatagtgttgtgggacccatttttaatatttctttttctgaataaagttgTTGTGGGTCTCATAAACAATGCACTTTGTCCTCTGAAGCTGAAacgcgtaaaaaaaaaaaaaaaaaaaaaaaaaaaagaaaaagaaaggaggaaaACTCAAAACGCCAGtgcatgttcatccaaatccaaacacatacaAAGTAAACTATCCTAAGCCTTGGTTAATAAGATtccaatagaaaaaaaaaaaaaaaaaaaaaaagtttgtaggcAGGCAAAATGTTTAGGAATGATTTGTAAAATCAGCAGCAATGAGTGACAACAACTCAACAACATTGTGTGCGCTAGAACCACCTACGAGTTGATTctgttgaatatgaaatttgtCAGAAATAAATGATGAGGTCCAATTTTTTCTTGAACATCATGAGCTTGTCACCATTATTCCAATTGAAGTGATGTTGCTGTCACCTACCTCCCATTCTACACTCTTGTTGACTGCCGTGCCAAACCCGAGTGGTTTTTGGTCTTCCAAGACTTGAGCCACAGTTCAAAAAAGCTATATGTAAATTCCAAAGCCAGAGATTAATATCATCACCTCTTCAATTCTTGATTGTATGAGTGTTTCTTATTACAACCTCCCAATGAAAATTCCGTTCTTTTCATGGCTCTTCTTGATACCAATATGCTCACTTTTTGTCAACTTTCCTGTCTTTGTGGTGTCTGGCCAATGTCGCGGTGATCAGCGATCCTATTTGCTCGATATGAAGAAAAACCTCAAATTCGACACAACTGGGTCCACAAAACTAGTGCATTGGACTGAAAGTACTGATTGCTGTTCGTGGGAAGGGGTCACCTGCAATGGGGGACTTGTTGTTGGCCTCAACTTGGCCAACGAATCAATCTCTGACGGACTTGACAATTCAAGTAGCCTTTTCTGCTTGCAGTATCTCCAAAACCTGAATTTGGCTGATAACGAACTCGTCGATTCTCCAATTCCTCCAGAGTTTGGAAATCTGACGAATTTGAGGTATTTAAACCTATCATATGCTAGCTTTGGGGGGCAGATTCCCATTGAGATTTCACGTCTCACAAGGTTGGTTTCTCTCGATTTGTCTGCTTTTTCTATCTGTATGCTGAAACTTGAGAATCCAGATTTAGCTTCGTTAGTTCACAACCTTACGTCGCTTACAGAACTTTATCTGGATGGTGTTAATATATCATCTCAAGGGAATGAGTGGTGCCAGGCCGTATCATCTTCACTCCCAAATCTAAGGGTGTTGAGCATGATAGGTTGCAATCTTCAGGGGCCTCCAGATTCCTCCTTACTCAAGCTTCACTCTCTCTCAATTATTAGTCTCGATGGGAACAATTTTTCTGCTCCAgttccagaatttttttcctattttagaaatttaacaTCCTTGTGTCTCAGTAACTGTGGATTGAATGGACAATTTCCGAAAAAGATCTTCCAGATTCCAACCTTGCAGACGATAGACTTATCATCTAATGAAATTCTCGGTTCTTTGCCTGAATTTCATCCAAATGGTTCTCTTCAGTCGCTGGTGCTTAGTGGTACAAGCTTTTCAGGGGCACTTCCTGATTCTATTGGCAACCTTAAAAGGTTGTCCAAAATAGATCTCTCAGGGTGCAACTTCTCTGGATCTATCCCAAATTCCATGGCAAATCTTACTCAATTGGTTCATTTGGACTTATCATCAAACAGCTTCACTAGATCTATCCTAAATTCCATGGCAAATCTTACTCAATTGGTTCATTTGGACTTATCATCAAACAGCTTCACTGGATCTATCCTAAATTCCATTGCAAATCTTCCTCAATTCGTTCATTTGGACTTATCATTAAACAGATTCACTGGATCAATGCCAAACTCCATGACAAATCTTACCCGATTGTTTGTTTTATGCATATCATCAAACAGTTTCACTGGATCTATCCCAAACTTCATGGCAAATCTTACTCAATTGGTTGATTTTGATATGTCATCAAACAGCTTCATCGGACCAATCCCATCATTCAACATGGCAAAGAATCTGGACATGATAGATCTTTCTGATAATCATTTGACAGGTCAGTTTACTTTCACTCACTGGAAAGAGCTTCCAAGTCTGGTGTTCCTTAATTTGTCCAATAACAAATTGTCTGGTCAAATCCATGAATTTTCCAATTCTTCTTTCCCAGTGGAATGGCTTGATTTGAGTAGGAACTATTTGGAAGGGCCCATACCCACTTCTATTGGTAAACTCCAATATCTTAAGATCCTATATCTTtcttcaaataattttaatggCTCCTTTCAACTTAATGTGTTTCAGTTGACAAATCTTATTGAGCTTGATCTTTCTGACAATGGCTTGTTGATTGAATATAATGGAACGAATTCTTCATTATCCCCCTTTTCCTTTATTGAGTCATTGCGATTGGCTTCTCTCAAGTTAAAAACATTTCCTAGTTTCTTGAGAAACCAAACCAGTTTACTATATTTAGACCTTTCTAGAAACCAGATACATGGAGAGATACCAAACTGGATTTGGGAACTTGATCTTACACATTTAAATCTCTCATATAACTACCTTGAAGGACCTCTACTCAATCTTTCATCATTAGGTATAATAGACCTTCGGTCCAACCAATTCCAAGGGCAACTCCCAACTCCCCTACCATCTTGTTCGTATCTGGACTTGTCATGGAATAATTTTAGCTCTGTTATACCAGCTGGCTTTGGTAACTCTCTTTCTTACACTAAATTCTTATCTCTTTCAAGCAATAAACTTAATGGGCATATCCCTGAAGCAATATGCAATGCTACAtctcttaaaattctaaatCTGTCTAATAATTCCTTAAGTGGCACAATTCCCCACTGCCTCATTGCAATGAGTGAAACTCTAAAGGTTCTAAATCTAAGGAGAAACAACCTCACTGGCAAAATATCAGATGTATTTCCAAGCAATTGTGGTTTACGAACTTTGAGTCTCAATAGAAACCTACTAGAAGGGATGGTACCAAATTCTCTTGCCAATTGCATAAATTTGGAGTTATTGGACATTGGGAACAACCGGATACAAGATGAGTTCCCATGTCACTTGAAAGACATATCCAGTTTGCGTGTCCTTATCTTGagatcaaacaaattttatggTTCTGTTGGTTGTGGAGGGCTGAATGCAACTTGGTTGATACTTCAAATTGTAGACCTTGCTTCAAATAACTTTAGTGGTAAGTTATCAATAAAATCCATCGCTAACTCAAAGGCAATGATAGCTAATAATGAAGTCCAGTCAGAGCTCAATTACCTCCATTTTGTGGCTAGTGCAGAGACGTTTTTCACGGTTGGATCCAATACGCCTTCGGAAATCACTGAAGCGTATTATCAAGATGAAATAGCAATTTTCATTAAGGGTCTAGAGAGGGAGTTGAAAAAGATTCCgactattttcacttcaattgatCTTTCATGCAACAATCTTGATGGGCCAATACCAGAAGAAATAGAAGTACTTAAATCGTTGTATGGTCTCAACTTGTCACACAATGCTTTCACAAGCCGAATCCCACCATCTCTAGGAAAATTAAGTAAACTTGAGTCATTGGACTTGTCAAGCAACAAGCTTACCGGTGGGATACCTATGCAACTTGCAGATAGTCTCAATTTCCTATCAGTCTTAAACCTTTCATTTAATCAATTGGTTGGGCCAATTCCATATATCAAGCAATTTGCAACATTTTCAGAAGATTCCTATGAAGGGAACAAAGGATTATGTGGGCAACCTTTGAAGGCAGAATGCGGATCTGCAGACAGAAGACCGCCAGCTCCATTTGAAGATATTCACTTAAAATCTGGGCCTTTGATTGACTGGAATTACCTGTGTGTTGAACTGGGATTTGTTTTAGGCTTTGGGATGGTCATTGGGCCGCTTGTGCTTTGGAAGAGGTGGAGGATACGGTATTACAAACACGCTGATGACATTTTTTTCAGGATCTTTCCTCAGCTGTACCTTAGGTGGGAAAAAAACCATCAAGTCCAACGACATAGGATTCGAATGCAGAGGCACTAATGTTTATTCGATGCGAGCTTTGTCAGGTAAGATGTTCGAACTATTTCGTATTCGCACTGAAcattattgaaaaattatatcaaacGAACACGTTTTCATATACAATTACTAATTGTCAATTagctataaattttattatgcaAATGGACATGTATAGATGTAGCAAGTGATCATGTCTAT
The Quercus lobata isolate SW786 chromosome 10, ValleyOak3.0 Primary Assembly, whole genome shotgun sequence DNA segment above includes these coding regions:
- the LOC115964762 gene encoding receptor-like protein 7 — protein: MKIPFFSWLFLIPICSLFVNFPVFVVSGQCRGDQRSYLLDMKKNLKFDTTGSTKLVHWTESTDCCSWEGVTCNGGLVVGLNLANESISDGLDNSSSLFCLQYLQNLNLADNELVDSPIPPEFGNLTNLRYLNLSYASFGGQIPIEISRLTRLVSLDLSAFSICMLKLENPDLASLVHNLTSLTELYLDGVNISSQGNEWCQAVSSSLPNLRVLSMIGCNLQGPPDSSLLKLHSLSIISLDGNNFSAPVPEFFSYFRNLTSLCLSNCGLNGQFPKKIFQIPTLQTIDLSSNEILGSLPEFHPNGSLQSLVLSGTSFSGALPDSIGNLKRLSKIDLSGCNFSGSIPNSMANLTQLVHLDLSSNSFTRSILNSMANLTQLVHLDLSSNSFTGSILNSIANLPQFVHLDLSLNRFTGSMPNSMTNLTRLFVLCISSNSFTGSIPNFMANLTQLVDFDMSSNSFIGPIPSFNMAKNLDMIDLSDNHLTGQFTFTHWKELPSLVFLNLSNNKLSGQIHEFSNSSFPVEWLDLSRNYLEGPIPTSIGKLQYLKILYLSSNNFNGSFQLNVFQLTNLIELDLSDNGLLIEYNGTNSSLSPFSFIESLRLASLKLKTFPSFLRNQTSLLYLDLSRNQIHGEIPNWIWELDLTHLNLSYNYLEGPLLNLSSLGIIDLRSNQFQGQLPTPLPSCSYLDLSWNNFSSVIPAGFGNSLSYTKFLSLSSNKLNGHIPEAICNATSLKILNLSNNSLSGTIPHCLIAMSETLKVLNLRRNNLTGKISDVFPSNCGLRTLSLNRNLLEGMVPNSLANCINLELLDIGNNRIQDEFPCHLKDISSLRVLILRSNKFYGSVGCGGLNATWLILQIVDLASNNFSVQRRFSRLDPIRLRKSLKRIIKMK